A single genomic interval of Mycolicibacterium sp. MU0053 harbors:
- a CDS encoding SDR family NAD(P)-dependent oxidoreductase codes for MSQKWTEANVPDQSGRVAIVTGSNTGLGYETARVLAARGATVVLAVRDVDKGNAAAAKILGLTPRAEVSVQPLDLGSLHSVRTAAAELKSAHPRIDLLINNGGVMYPPKQVTADGFELQFGTNHLGHFALTGLLLDQLLEVEGSRVVVVASIAHNIQAGIRFDDLQWERGYNRVAAYGQSKLANVMFAYELQRRLAAAGAPTIAVAAHPGISNTELMRHIPGNRLPGFSQLAGLVTNSAAMGALATLRAATDPAVAGGQYYGPDGFRELRGHPVLVTSNKMSQDVAVQQRLWAVSEELTGVSYGV; via the coding sequence ATGAGCCAGAAATGGACCGAAGCCAACGTCCCAGACCAATCCGGCCGCGTCGCGATCGTCACCGGTTCGAACACGGGCCTGGGTTATGAGACCGCCCGCGTGCTCGCGGCCCGTGGCGCCACCGTGGTCCTCGCTGTCCGCGACGTCGACAAGGGCAACGCGGCCGCCGCCAAGATCCTCGGCCTGACGCCGCGCGCGGAGGTCTCGGTGCAGCCACTCGATCTGGGATCTCTGCATTCGGTGCGCACCGCGGCGGCCGAGCTGAAGTCCGCCCATCCGCGCATCGATTTGCTGATCAACAACGGCGGGGTGATGTACCCGCCGAAGCAGGTCACCGCCGACGGCTTCGAATTGCAGTTCGGCACCAATCATCTCGGCCACTTCGCGCTCACCGGCCTGCTGCTCGATCAGCTACTGGAGGTCGAAGGTTCCCGGGTGGTGGTGGTCGCGAGCATCGCGCACAACATCCAGGCCGGCATCCGCTTCGACGACCTGCAGTGGGAACGGGGCTACAACCGGGTGGCCGCCTACGGTCAGTCCAAGCTGGCCAACGTGATGTTCGCCTATGAACTGCAGCGTCGACTCGCCGCCGCCGGGGCGCCGACCATCGCGGTCGCCGCCCACCCCGGGATCTCCAACACCGAACTCATGCGCCACATCCCCGGCAACCGACTGCCCGGCTTCAGCCAGCTCGCCGGCCTGGTGACCAACAGCGCGGCCATGGGTGCGCTGGCGACACTGCGGGCCGCCACCGATCCGGCGGTCGCCGGCGGTCAGTACTACGGCCCCGACGGGTTCCGGGAACTGCGCGGCCATCCCGTGCTGGTGACGTCCAACAAGATGTCCCAGGACGTGGCGGTGCAGCAGCGGTTGTGGGCCGTCTCGGAGGAACTCACCGGCGTCAGTTACGGCGTCTGA
- the glp gene encoding gephyrin-like molybdotransferase Glp, translating into MRTVAEHQRIVADLISARPPMTLPLTEAEALVLTADVVATLSLPGFDNSAMDGYAVLADDVATASAENPVKLPVAEDIPAGRTDALTLHPGTAHRIMTGAPLPAGATAVVPVEATDGSTETVEIRAAAPPGRHIRRAGEDVVAGTTVLQAGQPVTPAALGLAAALGIGTLAVRPRLRVLVMSTGTELVAPGTPLQPGQIYESNAVMLAAAVREAGAEVVASPMAGDDVDEFRAALETHLGDSDLIITTGGVSAGAYEVVKDALGGQVDFAKVAMQPGMPQGAGFVRVGGPAGERSVPIITLPGNPVSALVSFEVFIRTPLRAAMDLPHPARRQLRAVLTEACTSPGGKRQFRRGVLDRATGTVTSYGPPASHHLRWLASANCLLEIPEEITDIEAGTAVRVWDLDGD; encoded by the coding sequence GTGCGCACCGTCGCGGAGCATCAGCGGATCGTCGCCGACCTCATCAGCGCGCGTCCCCCGATGACGCTGCCGTTGACCGAGGCCGAGGCGCTGGTGTTGACCGCCGATGTGGTGGCGACGCTGTCGCTGCCCGGTTTCGACAACTCGGCCATGGACGGCTACGCGGTGCTGGCCGACGACGTCGCCACCGCCAGTGCCGAGAACCCGGTGAAACTGCCTGTGGCCGAGGATATTCCGGCGGGCCGGACCGACGCGCTGACCCTGCATCCGGGCACCGCGCACCGCATCATGACGGGTGCACCGCTGCCCGCGGGCGCCACCGCGGTGGTGCCGGTCGAGGCCACCGACGGGAGCACCGAGACCGTCGAGATCCGCGCCGCTGCACCACCGGGACGCCACATCCGCCGCGCCGGCGAGGACGTCGTCGCGGGCACCACGGTGCTGCAGGCCGGTCAGCCGGTCACCCCGGCGGCGCTGGGTCTGGCGGCCGCGCTCGGCATCGGCACCCTGGCGGTCCGGCCGCGACTGCGGGTGCTGGTGATGTCGACCGGCACCGAGTTGGTGGCCCCGGGCACGCCGCTGCAACCCGGGCAGATCTACGAGTCCAACGCGGTGATGCTGGCGGCCGCGGTCCGCGAGGCGGGCGCCGAGGTGGTGGCATCGCCGATGGCCGGCGACGACGTCGACGAGTTCCGCGCGGCGCTGGAAACCCACCTCGGGGACTCGGACCTGATCATCACCACCGGCGGGGTCAGCGCCGGGGCCTACGAGGTGGTCAAGGACGCACTCGGCGGCCAGGTGGACTTCGCCAAGGTCGCGATGCAGCCCGGCATGCCCCAGGGCGCCGGTTTCGTCAGGGTCGGCGGGCCGGCCGGTGAACGCTCGGTGCCGATCATCACCCTGCCGGGCAACCCGGTCAGCGCCCTGGTGTCGTTCGAGGTGTTCATCCGGACCCCGCTGCGCGCCGCCATGGACCTGCCGCACCCGGCGCGCCGGCAACTGCGGGCGGTGCTCACCGAGGCGTGCACCTCGCCGGGCGGCAAACGACAGTTCCGCCGCGGCGTGCTGGATCGTGCGACGGGCACCGTCACCAGTTATGGGCCGCCGGCCTCGCATCACCTGCGCTGGCTGGCGTCGGCGAACTGCCTGCTGGAGATACCCGAGGAGATCACCGACATCGAGGCCGGCACCGCGGTGCGGGTGTGGGACCTCGATGGCGACTAG
- a CDS encoding PH domain-containing protein, translating into MGAPVQMMRDPAYPPSRSAPVVWALGAAIPWVIFTFAQLIWFAVDGRWLWLHAVVALFTVLGAVVSVVVAPLWRYRVHRWEISPQAVYTRTGWLTQERRIAPISRVQTVDTYRGPLDRLFGLANVTVTTASSAGAVHIVALDAPVADYVVAQLTDIAALGAHDAT; encoded by the coding sequence ATGGGTGCACCAGTGCAGATGATGAGGGATCCGGCGTATCCGCCCAGTCGCAGCGCGCCGGTGGTGTGGGCCCTGGGCGCGGCGATTCCGTGGGTGATCTTCACTTTCGCGCAACTGATCTGGTTCGCCGTCGACGGCCGCTGGCTGTGGCTGCACGCGGTGGTGGCGCTGTTCACGGTGCTGGGCGCGGTGGTGTCGGTGGTGGTCGCCCCGCTGTGGCGCTACCGGGTGCACCGCTGGGAGATCAGCCCGCAGGCGGTGTACACCCGCACCGGTTGGCTGACCCAGGAGCGCCGGATCGCGCCGATCTCCCGGGTGCAGACCGTCGACACCTACCGCGGGCCGCTGGACCGCCTGTTCGGGTTGGCCAATGTGACGGTGACGACCGCGTCCTCGGCCGGCGCGGTACACATCGTCGCGCTGGACGCGCCGGTGGCCGACTATGTCGTCGCGCAGTTGACCGACATCGCCGCGCTCGGCGCCCACGATGCGACATGA
- a CDS encoding adenylate/guanylate cyclase domain-containing protein has protein sequence MDVVVVSAVAVAVVALAAIITLTVLLIVSRRQLAAARAELERVREQQGRRRRRLGVAPLAIKTVWQTADSLLNKGVGATVRNSIEDLAGWAQVERPDLARLTADGDVVIAFSDIEGSTELNEALGDREWVKVLERHNRLVTKCVTAHGGHVVKNQGDGFMIVFAAATQAVLCGIDIQRALENGADRRRAMRVRIGIHLGSSVRRGDDLFGRNVAIAARVADQAGGGEILITDAVRTAIEDGAAIELGPPREVDLKGIRGSHQLFPVLPGEVRRDLPR, from the coding sequence ATGGATGTGGTCGTGGTGTCAGCCGTGGCGGTGGCCGTGGTGGCGCTCGCCGCGATCATCACGCTGACGGTGCTGCTGATCGTCTCGCGCCGGCAATTGGCGGCCGCGCGCGCGGAACTCGAACGCGTCCGTGAGCAGCAGGGCCGCCGACGTCGTCGACTCGGTGTCGCGCCGCTCGCGATCAAGACGGTGTGGCAGACCGCGGACTCGTTGCTGAACAAGGGCGTTGGCGCCACCGTCCGGAACTCGATCGAGGATCTCGCCGGGTGGGCGCAGGTCGAGCGGCCAGACCTGGCACGCCTGACCGCCGACGGGGACGTCGTCATCGCGTTCTCCGACATCGAGGGTTCCACCGAACTCAACGAGGCGTTGGGTGACCGCGAGTGGGTCAAGGTTCTCGAACGACACAACCGGCTCGTCACCAAGTGCGTCACCGCACACGGCGGGCACGTGGTCAAGAATCAGGGCGACGGGTTCATGATCGTCTTCGCCGCCGCCACGCAGGCGGTGCTGTGCGGCATCGACATTCAGCGGGCGCTCGAGAACGGCGCCGATCGTCGTCGTGCGATGCGCGTCCGCATCGGCATCCACCTGGGTAGCTCCGTGCGCCGCGGCGACGATCTCTTCGGCAGGAATGTCGCGATCGCCGCGCGGGTGGCCGATCAGGCCGGCGGCGGGGAGATCCTGATCACCGATGCGGTGCGCACCGCAATCGAGGACGGCGCGGCGATCGAACTGGGCCCGCCGCGCGAGGTCGATCTGAAGGGGATTCGCGGCAGCCACCAACTGTTTCCGGTGCTGCCGGGCGAAGTTCGGCGTGATTTGCCGCGGTGA
- a CDS encoding AAA family ATPase — protein MTQLSLTARLNNSALDARRGVVRLHPEAIAALGIREWDAVSLTGARTTAAVVGVAGPGVPAGTALLDDVTLSNAGLREDTTVVVAPVTVYGARSVTVTGSSLTTHSVSPATLRQALLGKVMTVGDTVSLLPRDLGPGTSTSAASTALAAAVGITWTSELLTVSAVDPPGPVSVQPNSVVSWGDAEERAPAGTAAPTAPAAAAAEHPRVELDDLKGSHAQAGKLTEWLKLSLDEPELLKTLGAAPHLGVLVTGPAGVGKATMVRTVCARRRVVELDGPAVGALAAEDRLGTVAEAVAAVRDGGGVLLITDADALLPAGRDGRPEPVSSLILTELRSAVTSAGVAFVATSAVPDALDGRLRAPELCDRELGLTLPDAATRTQLLEVLLRGVPTEPKTGLELSEIAGRTPGFVVADLQALVRETALRAASRASADGQPPALTQEDLIGALSVIRPLSRSATEEVSVGSVTLEDVGDMVATKQALTEAVLWPLQHPDTFARLGVDPPRGVLLYGPPGCGKTFVVRALASTGRLSVHAVKGAELMDKWVGSSEKAVRDLFKRAQDSAPSLVFLDEIDAMAPRRGQSFDSGVTDRVVASLLTELDGIEPLRDVVVLGATNRPDLIDPALLRPGRLEKLVFVEPPDAEARRDILTSAAKSVPLVTEGDQAVDLDAIAAELDGYSAADCVALLREAALTAMRRSIDAADVTLADVQTARATVRPSLDPLQVEALRAFAAGR, from the coding sequence GTGACTCAACTGTCGCTGACGGCGCGGCTGAACAACTCCGCCCTCGACGCTCGCCGTGGCGTCGTTCGCCTACACCCGGAAGCCATTGCCGCCCTTGGCATCCGGGAGTGGGACGCGGTCTCGCTGACGGGCGCGCGGACCACCGCGGCGGTGGTCGGCGTGGCCGGTCCGGGGGTGCCCGCCGGGACCGCACTGCTCGACGACGTCACGCTGTCGAACGCCGGCCTGCGCGAGGACACGACGGTGGTGGTCGCGCCGGTGACGGTGTACGGCGCCAGGTCCGTCACGGTCACCGGCTCCAGCCTGACCACGCATTCGGTGTCCCCGGCAACGTTGCGCCAAGCCCTGCTCGGCAAGGTCATGACGGTCGGTGACACGGTGTCGCTGCTGCCGCGCGACCTGGGCCCCGGCACGTCCACCTCGGCCGCCAGCACTGCGTTGGCCGCCGCGGTCGGCATCACGTGGACCTCGGAGTTGCTCACGGTCAGCGCGGTCGACCCGCCGGGCCCGGTCAGCGTGCAGCCCAACTCGGTGGTCAGCTGGGGCGACGCCGAGGAACGCGCCCCGGCCGGCACCGCGGCCCCGACCGCGCCCGCCGCGGCGGCGGCGGAACATCCCCGCGTCGAACTCGACGACCTCAAGGGTTCGCACGCCCAGGCCGGCAAGCTCACCGAGTGGCTCAAGCTGTCGCTCGACGAGCCGGAACTGCTCAAGACGCTGGGAGCGGCACCGCATCTCGGCGTCCTGGTGACGGGCCCGGCCGGTGTCGGCAAGGCCACCATGGTGCGCACGGTGTGCGCGCGGCGCCGCGTCGTCGAACTCGACGGGCCCGCGGTCGGAGCGTTGGCCGCCGAGGACCGGCTGGGCACGGTCGCCGAGGCGGTGGCCGCGGTCCGCGACGGTGGCGGCGTCCTGCTGATCACCGACGCCGACGCGCTGCTGCCCGCGGGCCGCGACGGGCGCCCCGAACCCGTCTCGAGCCTCATCCTGACCGAGTTGCGCAGCGCGGTCACCAGTGCCGGTGTCGCCTTCGTCGCAACCTCGGCGGTGCCCGATGCCCTGGACGGGCGGTTGCGCGCGCCGGAGTTGTGCGATCGCGAACTCGGCCTGACGCTGCCGGATGCCGCCACCCGCACCCAACTGCTCGAGGTGCTGCTGCGCGGCGTGCCCACCGAGCCGAAAACCGGCCTGGAATTGTCTGAGATCGCCGGTCGCACACCGGGTTTCGTGGTCGCCGACCTGCAGGCCCTGGTCCGGGAGACGGCGCTGCGGGCGGCGTCGCGGGCCAGCGCGGACGGTCAACCGCCGGCGCTGACACAGGAGGATCTCATCGGCGCGCTGAGCGTGATCCGGCCGCTGTCCCGCTCGGCCACCGAGGAGGTCTCGGTGGGCTCGGTGACGCTCGAGGACGTCGGGGACATGGTGGCCACCAAGCAGGCGCTGACCGAGGCGGTGCTGTGGCCGCTGCAGCACCCCGACACCTTCGCCCGGCTCGGGGTGGACCCGCCCCGCGGCGTGCTGCTCTACGGCCCGCCGGGCTGCGGCAAGACGTTCGTGGTGCGCGCGCTGGCCAGCACCGGCCGGCTGTCCGTGCACGCGGTCAAGGGCGCCGAGTTGATGGACAAGTGGGTCGGCTCCTCGGAGAAGGCCGTGCGCGACCTGTTCAAGCGCGCCCAGGACTCCGCGCCCTCGCTGGTGTTCCTGGACGAGATCGACGCCATGGCCCCGCGCCGGGGACAGAGTTTCGACTCCGGGGTCACCGACCGGGTGGTGGCGTCGCTGCTCACCGAACTCGACGGCATCGAACCGCTGCGCGACGTCGTGGTGCTCGGGGCTACCAACCGTCCGGACCTGATCGATCCGGCGCTGCTGCGACCGGGCCGGCTGGAGAAGCTAGTGTTCGTCGAGCCGCCGGACGCCGAGGCCCGCCGCGACATCCTGACCTCGGCCGCGAAATCGGTGCCGCTGGTCACCGAGGGCGATCAGGCCGTCGATCTCGATGCCATCGCCGCCGAACTCGACGGCTACAGCGCGGCCGACTGCGTGGCGCTGCTGCGGGAGGCGGCGCTGACGGCGATGCGCAGGTCGATCGACGCCGCCGACGTCACCCTGGCGGATGTGCAGACCGCGCGCGCGACCGTCCGGCCGTCGCTGGACCCGCTCCAGGTCGAGGCGCTGCGCGCGTTCGCCGCCGGGCGATGA
- a CDS encoding HAD-IIA family hydrolase, translating into MAIGGVLFDIDGVLVTSWRPIDGAAETLQLLADRQIARAYLTNTTTRTRVQIADLLTDAGMDVGPDEVVTAAVLTADFVRDRYPDARCFLVNSGDIAGDMPGLDVVSLVDYRGGPMPEAPDVVLLGGAGPEYDHVTLSWVYDWMAQGVPVVAMHRSTSWESSAGLRIDTGTYLLGLEAVSGRQAIAVGKPAPEGFLSAAARLGVEPDEMYMVGDDLNNDVLAGQVVGMTGVLVRTGKFRQATLDRWAADEFAMQPNHVVDSVADLPELLGL; encoded by the coding sequence ATGGCGATCGGCGGAGTGCTCTTTGACATCGACGGTGTGCTGGTGACGTCGTGGCGGCCCATCGACGGCGCCGCCGAAACCCTGCAACTGCTCGCCGACCGGCAGATCGCCCGGGCGTACCTGACGAACACCACGACCCGCACCCGGGTGCAGATCGCCGATCTGCTGACCGACGCGGGCATGGACGTCGGGCCCGACGAGGTCGTCACTGCCGCGGTGCTGACCGCCGACTTCGTCCGCGACCGCTACCCGGACGCGCGGTGTTTCCTGGTCAACAGCGGTGACATCGCGGGCGACATGCCCGGCCTGGACGTGGTGTCCTTGGTCGACTACCGCGGCGGTCCCATGCCCGAGGCGCCCGACGTGGTGCTCCTCGGTGGCGCCGGGCCGGAGTACGACCACGTCACGCTGTCGTGGGTGTACGACTGGATGGCGCAGGGGGTGCCGGTGGTCGCGATGCACCGCAGCACGTCGTGGGAGTCCAGCGCGGGGCTACGGATCGACACCGGCACCTATCTGCTGGGCCTGGAGGCGGTCAGTGGCCGCCAGGCCATCGCGGTCGGCAAACCCGCCCCCGAAGGATTCCTGTCCGCGGCGGCGCGACTCGGGGTGGAACCCGACGAGATGTACATGGTCGGCGACGATCTCAACAACGACGTGCTGGCCGGGCAGGTCGTCGGGATGACCGGCGTGCTGGTGCGGACCGGCAAGTTCCGGCAGGCCACGCTGGACCGGTGGGCCGCCGACGAGTTCGCGATGCAACCCAACCATGTCGTCGACTCGGTCGCGGACCTGCCGGAGTTGCTGGGCCTTTAG
- the pssA gene encoding CDP-diacylglycerol--serine O-phosphatidyltransferase — MKPRINPGQATRLLPSAMTVAAICFGLSAVKFALDGRPTESMAFLAVAAILDALDGRMARLLNATSKMGEEIDSLADAVNFGVAPALIVYATLLSEARIGWIVVLLYAVCIVLRLARYNAMLSGEQPEYEKQFFTGMPAPAGAIGAIGPLAAKMQFGDGWWTSEIAVSAWMIGVSLLVVSTIPMRKIHTFAIHPRMVVPLLALLAIGVAASIQYGYLVILAIILAYVIHIPFAVRTKDWLSKHPEVWDDKPKQQRQARRAIRRAAHPNRRLAGRRSAARLGLRKPGGP; from the coding sequence GTGAAACCACGCATTAACCCCGGGCAGGCCACGCGACTGTTGCCCAGCGCGATGACGGTCGCCGCCATCTGCTTCGGGCTCTCGGCGGTCAAGTTCGCGCTCGACGGCCGACCCACCGAATCGATGGCGTTCCTGGCCGTCGCCGCGATCCTGGACGCGCTGGACGGCCGGATGGCGCGGCTGCTCAACGCGACCTCGAAGATGGGCGAGGAGATCGACTCGCTGGCCGATGCGGTCAACTTCGGGGTGGCGCCGGCACTGATCGTCTACGCCACGCTGCTGTCCGAGGCGCGGATCGGCTGGATTGTCGTGCTGCTCTACGCGGTGTGCATCGTGCTGCGGCTGGCGCGCTACAACGCGATGTTGAGCGGCGAGCAGCCCGAATACGAGAAGCAGTTCTTCACCGGCATGCCCGCCCCCGCCGGGGCGATCGGCGCGATCGGGCCGTTGGCCGCCAAGATGCAGTTCGGCGACGGCTGGTGGACCTCGGAGATCGCGGTGTCGGCGTGGATGATCGGCGTCTCGCTGCTGGTGGTCAGCACCATCCCGATGCGCAAGATCCACACCTTCGCGATCCACCCGCGGATGGTGGTCCCGCTGTTGGCGCTGCTGGCCATCGGCGTGGCCGCCTCGATCCAGTACGGCTACCTGGTGATCCTCGCGATCATCTTGGCCTACGTCATCCACATCCCGTTCGCGGTGCGCACCAAGGACTGGCTGTCCAAGCATCCCGAGGTCTGGGACGACAAGCCCAAGCAGCAGCGGCAGGCCCGCCGCGCCATCCGCCGCGCCGCCCACCCGAACCGCCGGCTCGCGGGCCGCCGGTCGGCCGCGCGGCTGGGCCTGCGCAAACCGGGTGGGCCGTGA
- a CDS encoding PH domain-containing protein, with amino-acid sequence MTAPPYSTANAPEWQRLSPRMLLVHPVHEVLRQLPLLIGSIVLGSATGSPVWMLLGVGSIVALGLARWFTTTYRIDDQDVSLRTGVLQRNALSVPRNRIRSVQTEARLLHRLLGLTVLRVSTGQQATGDGVFELDAVETSQVQQLRAMLLADAVQAGQQGDPERPPAAAVVLASWKPSWLRYSPLSASGLLMILAAVGLMFQAGFADTLRESAVVQSGVDAAARFGTATAVAAVLVVVLLASVVLAVVRSLLTYGNLVLTHRTDTLHLTHGLLRVREYTYDLRRLRGGTLREPLLVRAMGGARLDAVMTGVSGMGESSLLLPPCPTATAQRVLTDLVGSAEVVSGPLIAHGPAAVRRRWFRALVVPAVALIAAVIAGLTVGAPGWVWPLWAVLTVLCVLLAIDRVRALGHRVDGRWLVARSGSVERRRDCVQTDGIIGWTVRQTYFQRRAKVATLVAATAAGTKRYEVLDVPAESAWTVAATASPWVAESVWAHHN; translated from the coding sequence ATGACGGCGCCGCCCTACAGCACCGCGAATGCCCCTGAGTGGCAGCGACTTTCACCGCGCATGCTGCTGGTGCACCCGGTACACGAGGTGCTGCGTCAGCTGCCGCTGCTGATCGGCTCGATTGTGCTGGGCTCGGCGACCGGCAGCCCGGTGTGGATGCTGCTGGGCGTGGGCTCCATCGTGGCGCTCGGGTTGGCCCGGTGGTTCACCACCACCTACCGGATCGACGACCAGGATGTCTCGTTGCGCACCGGGGTACTGCAACGCAATGCACTCTCGGTGCCGCGCAACCGAATCCGTTCCGTGCAGACCGAGGCCAGGCTGTTGCACCGGCTGCTGGGGTTGACGGTGTTGCGGGTCAGCACCGGTCAGCAGGCCACCGGGGACGGCGTCTTCGAACTCGACGCCGTCGAAACGAGTCAGGTCCAACAGCTGCGCGCGATGCTGCTCGCCGACGCGGTGCAGGCCGGTCAGCAGGGCGATCCGGAGCGACCACCGGCCGCCGCGGTGGTGCTCGCCTCCTGGAAGCCGTCCTGGCTGCGGTACAGCCCGCTGAGTGCGTCCGGTCTGCTGATGATTCTGGCCGCGGTCGGGCTGATGTTTCAGGCCGGGTTCGCCGACACCCTGCGGGAATCGGCGGTCGTGCAGTCCGGGGTGGACGCCGCCGCGCGGTTCGGCACGGCGACAGCCGTTGCCGCAGTGCTGGTGGTCGTGCTGCTGGCATCGGTGGTGCTCGCGGTGGTGCGGTCGCTGCTGACCTACGGCAATCTGGTGCTGACCCACCGCACCGACACCCTGCACCTGACCCACGGCCTGCTGCGGGTCCGCGAATACACCTACGACCTGCGCCGGCTTCGCGGCGGCACGCTGCGCGAACCGCTGCTGGTGCGTGCGATGGGCGGGGCCCGGCTGGACGCGGTGATGACGGGCGTGTCGGGCATGGGGGAGTCCTCCCTGCTGCTGCCGCCGTGCCCGACGGCGACCGCGCAGCGGGTGCTGACCGATCTGGTCGGGTCTGCCGAGGTGGTGTCGGGGCCGTTGATCGCACACGGCCCGGCCGCGGTGCGCCGACGGTGGTTTCGCGCCTTGGTGGTGCCCGCGGTGGCGCTGATCGCCGCGGTGATCGCGGGGTTGACGGTGGGGGCACCCGGATGGGTGTGGCCGCTGTGGGCGGTGCTGACCGTGCTGTGCGTGCTGCTGGCGATCGACCGCGTGCGGGCACTGGGGCACCGGGTGGACGGGCGTTGGCTGGTGGCCCGCAGCGGCAGCGTGGAACGGCGCCGGGACTGCGTGCAGACCGACGGCATCATCGGATGGACGGTGCGCCAGACGTACTTTCAGCGGCGGGCCAAGGTGGCGACGCTGGTGGCGGCCACCGCCGCCGGTACCAAGCGCTACGAGGTGCTCGACGTGCCGGCCGAATCCGCCTGGACGGTGGCGGCGACGGCGTCGCCGTGGGTCGCCGAGAGTGTGTGGGCACACCACAATTAG
- a CDS encoding phosphatidylserine decarboxylase: protein MARRPRPSDAPRFDLAHFSQLVRSQVPPMHPAGVPFVGASLAVAALGRRRRWVWTAGLAAAAANAAFFRHPSRVPPTRPGVIVAPADGQVCLIENATPPPELGLPDAPRLRVSIFLSVLDAHVQRAPVGGEVVTAIHRPGLFASADLPFASTDNERNSLVIKTADGHDVVVVQIAGLVARRIVCDVGVGDKLDIGDTYGLIRYGSRLDTYLPDGANVLVSCGQRTIGGETVIAEMP, encoded by the coding sequence GTGGCCAGACGCCCCCGCCCGTCCGATGCTCCGCGCTTCGACCTCGCGCACTTCAGCCAGCTCGTCCGATCCCAGGTCCCGCCGATGCACCCGGCCGGAGTGCCGTTCGTCGGAGCGAGCCTGGCCGTGGCCGCGCTCGGCCGCCGACGCCGGTGGGTCTGGACGGCCGGACTGGCCGCCGCGGCCGCCAACGCGGCCTTCTTCCGGCACCCCAGCCGGGTCCCACCGACGCGTCCGGGGGTCATCGTCGCGCCCGCCGACGGTCAGGTGTGTCTGATCGAGAACGCGACCCCGCCGCCCGAACTCGGCCTGCCCGATGCGCCCCGGCTGCGGGTGAGCATCTTCTTATCGGTGCTCGACGCGCACGTGCAGCGCGCGCCGGTCGGCGGTGAGGTGGTCACCGCGATTCACCGCCCGGGCCTGTTCGCCAGCGCGGACCTGCCCTTCGCCAGCACCGACAACGAGCGCAACAGCCTGGTGATCAAGACCGCCGACGGCCACGACGTGGTCGTCGTGCAGATCGCGGGCCTGGTGGCCCGCCGCATCGTCTGCGACGTCGGCGTCGGGGACAAGCTCGACATCGGCGACACCTACGGCCTGATCCGGTACGGCTCGCGGCTGGACACCTACCTGCCCGACGGCGCGAACGTGCTGGTCTCGTGCGGGCAGCGGACCATCGGCGGCGAAACCGTGATTGCCGAGATGCCGTGA